AAGTTAAGCCCCGAAATTTTCTTCACTGTTGGTCCTGGTTTTCCAACAACCTGAAAAGTCAGTGTCAATAAGTATCAGGTCAGCTCACAAGTGCTCATGTTTAATTTGTTATCCTAATTGTGGAAGCCAGAAGCTTTTCTAATGATAAATCTTTCCACAAATGTCTAGCTTACTTTATTACGAACAGTGCAGAATCCGCTGAATTGCAGCGTAGCTCCCAATAAGGAATCTATGAGACTCCCACATAATCCTGCCATTGCAGCTAGGGGTATGACCAAGATCTGCTTCAGAGCTACATCATACTCACAGCTTGTTGTAAAAAATCCAAATAGAACAAATGTGAGTCCAATTACACTTCCTGCTGCTGCAGCTGCTACAAGTCCTACCATTGTTACCCCGCCATTTGTACCCTTCCGAACAGGCTGATAATCAATTAATCATGTAGGAAATGTATCAGGATTCACAATCCTAAAACTTATAAGAAAATTCCTTTAGCCTGCATataatttgaaaatataaaaaatctcAAGCATCATTACTAATTTACACCATATACAATCAGAACAGGAATAAAAGCTGGTTAAAaccaaataacaaaaaataatttacTCCGCAAATCCTCTAAACAAGAGAAAAGAAGTTTGCAACATGAACATAaagaattcataaatttttcagagaGGCCCATCAAGGGTGAATAATATTGGCTTCAAGCATAATCTAGACTACAGAAACTGAATCAGAGAAAATAGCTTGTACATTTTCTATGCACAATAAAAAGGCAACATTATTTATAATAATCATTGTGACAAACTACAAATGAATGTGAGTGCACCAAAGCTTGATTTGAAATGATAATATCAGAAACTCAAAATGAAAGGAACATCCACCTTAAAGGTTGTGATCAAACGAGGTTGTGCATCACTAAGCACCCCGAGCTCTGAAGACCAAGTGTCTCCATTAGAACAAGAATAGTGACCAATAATACCACCAATTAAGGATGTGATAACAGTTGATTCTTTTGTGTCCAAGCACTTGTCCTGCCATCCACTGAGTTTCCAAAAAACCACAGCCAAAACTGTAGAAATACCACTATTAAACAGAACTTGTATCctgataaaaacaaaaagaaagcaTAGCATTAAAGAAAGAATCATTGAAAATGCACAGAAGGCAGTGAACTTCATATATCATATGATGTTAAGAAGTTCAACCATTCAGATTTTGTCTTCAACATTAAAAATATAGGGACTAAGTGATTCATATTTTTGCCTGGAATCTTGAATTGGCTTAACAGGTGAATACTAGGACAAGTCTTTGCCCCATCTTGGATGGCTCATTTGTGTTATATGGGTAGCCAAAATTTCCAAAAAGAGTCGCAAACAGAGTCTAGGAATTGACATTAGCAAGGCCCTCCATATTAACTCTATTTGTGACGTGTAAAATCAAAACCACAGAATTTCTCTCAAACTGCAACTTCAGCCTGTTTGGAAACTAGATTTTTGCAAGAACTCAATTCAACTTATTTcttattatcattatttttttttttttttgtcaattcgCATGTTATGAAATGTAATAATTTAAAGAATTCAATTCTTATAACTTAAAAAAAAGaattcattttaaaagaaataaaaatcatgTCAAAAGCAATATTGATTGTGTGAGAATTCATTTCTtgcaactgattttttttttcaaaggagGAAAATAAGATTAAAAAAGCTATACTTTCATGATATTAGTAACAAATATTTCATGACTATATGCTtaagtattaaaaaaattaattaattaaaagaaaagggGGTTGTTATTTGTCATTTATGCAACAAATTTTTTTCCTAACTCAATCAACCAAAGGAATAAATAAAGTTATATTTCTGTAAAAATAAAAGAAGAAGCTTTCTTAGGTCAAATCACAATCCTTAACCTCAATTTGATGCATATTCATATatttaaagaagaagaagaacaaggaCACACAGAGacagtgagagagagagaaagagggataCAATACCAATTTCTTTGTCCGCCTTCCTTGAAATCAGCATCAATACGTCTCTTCTTTTCCTCCCCGACCTTCGTAAGTTTCGACGAAGAGAGGAAGAATGCAACCAATATAGCGCCAAATCTAAATTCagcaaatattaattaaaataaaacaaaatagaaGCATAAACTTTCTGCGATTTCTCAGGAACCAAACAGggtagagaaaaagaaaaagagttaAAGAAGAGACCTGTAATTGATTGCGAAGTGAATGGTCAAAACAAGAAATCCGGAGATTGCACCAGAAAAGTCGAGAGATTTTCTCCTGTAAGCTCTAATAGCGATTAAAGAAGAGATTAACACAGCAATTGGTAGTTGGATTAAGAATTTAtccattattgaattttgaagacTAATCGGAGTTCAGAAATGTTGAAGAAAGATGATAATTTGTTCGTTTCTGAGTTACGACTACACCTACACACTGCACTTCTTTCTTTATTATCTCTTTCCCTTTCTCTACCTAAAATAATATTGAAAACACagtattgaaaataataataataataataataataataataatctattAGAATGACATGTGATGTGTGCTGTGCTGTACCCGATTTCCTATAAATTCACGTCCCAGTACGCAAATGGGAGAATGGGAAGACCTCAAATCTCCATTAatgatggattttttttttcctcaaaatTCATTTTGGCTTCATACAAAATTAAATAAGGGCCACTTTGGATCTTCACCACGAGTGAAGGGCATTAGACACGACCATCATAGCAGTAGAATGATTGTGAATGGGTCCGGCCCAGCTTGAGCCCAATAACTTGAGCTCACGAAGGGACCTTGTAACATCATGAGCGTTATTGACTCAACAATCTCCTTGAAGGGCAGCGCATTAAATAATGGAAATACCGTATGGTCCACATTATCTTTAATTGAATTCACTAATATTCAATAGCCAACTAATCAAATTGAATGAATAAAATCTCAAGTTGTAACTTTCTAAAACCCATATCTCAACTATGTTATTCGGCTAGATAATTTTATAATGGAATAAAGTCCAATTTTCTCTCTATACTTAATAGAATAAAGTCTAATCTCTTATCTGTACTTATTGGGCAGGTTCAATTTAGTACAATTTTAACTtttgattcaattcaattcaGAAGTTTCAATTTATGTTCAATTTAGTCCAAATTTGAGGAAGGTATAACTCACACACCACTTTTTAATGCATGAGttgcctttttttattttttaaatatttttaaagttaattatttttttaatattaattgcttagttaataatttttaatctcaattaattaactataattagttatttttatattttacttttttaatattaattaataatatggaaaaaataatatttttatatttttagttttatttaattataattttctaattttaaattaaaagtatgaaatacaaatatcatatttttacatttaaataattaaaattaattaaagtaataatttttaattttaattaattatatgaaaatataaagatatttttttatatttttcagtttaattaataatattgaataataaaaataatattttttattttttatttaaataattatacaatataaaaataatattttaatattaaaaaataattaaatattaaaaaatggcACATATTAATTAATTGGATTAATTTGAGCATAAACCAAAACTTATATGTTAAATTGGACCAAAAGTTAAAAATATGCTAAATTGAACTTTTCCAATAAGTACATGTGGCAAATTAACCCTTATTCCATTTTGTAGTATCTGTCATTTTTCAATGTTGAAATATCTGTCCTTTAATATTCTCGTGAAAATTAAAACTTTACTGACAAAAGAGTGACAGTAAGATGTGAAAATATGATTATGTATGTATGTTTGAGGTaatcaaaatgtatttaaaaaaaaatgcttaAAAGGTCTTCTTTCCTAAAAGTTTTTAGGTGTGTGTTTTTGGCAAAAGAAACTTCGGCAATCGAAGAATGGACTTTCGGCAGTCGAAGTCTTTTTTCCTGTTCAAATATCCTTCTTAAATAGAATAGACTCTGGCAACCAAAACTAAGGCTTTCGGTAGCCAAAAGTCCCTCGACCTTGAGAGTATAAAAGGATCCAAAGCTCATTTTGCTGTAAAAAATACTTGGGTTTTCTCTTTTTCGCTCTCTCTCAACTACTGAAGTATGCaaggagctctttgaagagatttccttggGTTTTTCAAGATCTAGAGGTGGATTCTTCCACTCAAAAATTTGGGAGAGTAGATTCGAGCTTTGGGGCTTTGATTCTTTCACCTCTAAGCTCCAAAAAAAGAGGTaacattcttttcttttttatctaAAAGGTAGATCTAAGAAATTTGATGAAGGATTAGGTTTCTACAACTTCTATTTCAAGTGATGTTGTGTTTAAGATGAGTTTTGGAGAAGTTTATGTATGTTAGGTTTAGAATTTTGTGatttattattgaaattacaagTGTTATGGGCCTTAGATGGCTAGTTTCCCTTGGTGGATTTGAGAAAATTCTCATATATGTTATGCTGGGTTTGGGGAAAATGTATGGTTTTAAGTTTTTAGTTAATGTATGTGGTAATTAAGCATGATTTCAAGTTATTTTAGAACTTAGAGATGTGTATATGTGTTAGGTTTAAGTTTTGGAACTTTAGAATGAGTTTAGAGCTTTTGGGGAGTTTGAATTAGCAGGTTTTTGACTTGGGAGTTTTGAAAATTCCTAGATTTGATTGCTAAAAACCATAGTTTTGGTAGCCGAAGCATGCAGTTTCACGAGAAAATGTGAAAATTTTCTAAGTTTGGTAGTCAAAGTCTAAAACTTCGGTAGTTATAGTGGTTACTGCCCAAAATGAGCACCTGATGTTCTAAAGTTCAGCAGCTAAAGCCCAAGACTTGGGCAGCCGAACTTGGTTCTGCCCACTTTATTTTTTTGATTTCAAAGTTCCAAAATCTAATTTCATGGTTCCTAAAGggctagaataagatgtttattatgtgtatagagttttagaaccTTGTATAACTTTCTAGGATCAGGCTTGAAGGACTCGGAAAGTTAAGGATCTGAGAATAGCTACCATTTGTGATAGGAAGTTGATAATCAATAAGAGGTGAGtaattctaaccttaataaatgtaaactttctaaatttaatttcTGATCATCCTCATGCTTCATGTTGTATTTATGtaggatgtatgtatctagaatATGAATATGTTGCATATTTGCATATTTATTATTGGTGCATTGATGGATAATGGATGAACCACTGACTCCCCTCATGTTAtgactatgttatgttatgtctgttatggatccataaaaaTCCAAGGGGAGATCTTTACGATACCCTTAATGCATGATACAAGTCATGTTTTAAGTGAAAGTCCTTAGGAGCCTTTGTACGAGCTGGGCACATTGGATTCAGGGAGTCACTAATGACAAGTCCATCCTACATGAAatatttatgatgtgaaaatccatttggatgatgcattgcatatgtatgaaatgaatgatataataaatgttggttagtttactcacagAGCTTGTGTAAACTCACCCCTTTTCCCTAACCTCAGGTGCAGGTTTATAGTATTAGAAGAGTTCTTTGGAGAGAGAGCATCAAGGGTAGCTTAGCACTCTTCTTTATGTATGATATATGgatagatggatatgtaaaatgtgAATGGATGGTACTATGCTGGTAATTATAGAAAATTGGACTTATGTAAAATTTTAAGTATGATGATGATGTTTATATTTATGTTAACTCTTTTGGGAGTATACATGTTAAACCATTATGCTTCAGAGTTTTATATATATTAAGGTTCAAGTTATGAACCACTTTTATGTTAAAGACAATTATGTATGGATGAAAAGACTAAGATGTAAAGGTTTGTTATATGTTTGAATGTTGATAGTACATGTGTTAAGATTATGTTTATAGGCTTTAGGGTTGCTATAGGTTCCAACAGCCTTAAACTGACCTGATCCCTAGCATCGGTATTGGCCTCTAGCTGGGTCATTACAAAGTTGGTACTAGAGCTCTATGTTAGATGAGTAAACCTAGATGTTAGTAAAAGTATAGGATAAGGGTGGAAGGAAGTACGATGACCAGTACGGTTAGGAAAATACATGTCTAGTAGGGTTGAGTCCCTATATATTATATCATGAATGTAATGTGTATGTCATGTTCCATGCTATGCTTCATTATATGTTATGTGTTCATGTGATTCCACATGAACTTTTTATGTGCTCAACGCTTCTTGTTTGCTTTTAAAAATGAGAGGTTTAAGACGATCTGCTAGGTTGATCAGTGCTCCACCCAAGAATTAGGGTATTGGAACACTACCCGCCCTTGTTATCAGGGAGAAAGGAAGTTGAAGTGGAAGGGGAAAATCTTCAAGAGGTGCTAGAAAGTCCTTTAAAGTCAGTAAGGAGACTGCAAATGCACCCAGAATATCTGTAGATACACAAAGGAGTTCTCATGGCTTCTCCCAATAGCATGAGAATCCTGAGTCTGTAGGCATGGGAAGAGTGGGAAAAGATCGTTATATGGAGGgaggatgtcacaccttacccctctgtaaggcacaacatgatcctatagtgaattaccgaacttcacctatcgataacccattaaatacactataagggatttttaaacaattttcttactttttgaagggtggtgagcatttctagcaaGTATTAAAAACGTTAATTGAGGTTTAAaagttaggtaaaattttttgaccatttttatttttgcgcaaattttataaaaatttcggcagagtgccagctgtaattgagaaaaaccaaaatttttgacctgtagaaaagcacttcctataattcacttcatcaaaatcaaccactatcacaactcaaatcaacacaattcttctcaactccacaattcaagtcaattctcaactcaattattttcaaaactaatactaaagaatttcattcacattccattaaaggaaaattgatttacattcatcggtctaaatttacatcagaaaatctaaaataatattatttcaagttctgtacaactgctcaagaccaatttacaaCATGTACATACaatcatatacatcaaaataaatatgtacaaagtGTATAATTTAATACCCGACAGAATCTCAAAGTGTAGCACAATAGTCTTTAACAGCTCACTCGGCTGCTTTACTAGTCTTTCTacttgcgatagcaataaaatgtcatcgctgagtacaatgactcactggtgcacaacataacaaaaatactaatttatgcatatattaaatCACAATTAATCCAAATACGATACTGAAATTaataaacagatacaaaacataatttaaaattttggtcaAAGAAATTTTTCACTTCTGAAGTTAcaaaacaatttttataaattcacacagtcatatcatgccatcaatatatatttttcatctcaatagccaaaggcttatgaggaataccaaggttagctagctcaaatctatgggtatccattcaaatttcttcatctactggtacacacctcaacacttcagtcagagagggaatacaaaactaattcctctcactagtcaggctagtgaggcattcagacatttggtcatgacactgtagtttcaaaccatttaaacAGTTTTCTAAGCATTCAAATGTCAATAATTCACATATAGTTTATTTTCTCAACATTTTGGGTTAATAACATATTTTTCTTTTCAATCCAATTTTTCAGTAcaaataaattcacaatttaatgatcacaattcattcaaaacaatttgcaaaagaaaatttacataaagtttctatgttgtgcataaacctcgtacgagtcgcctcttggccttgattcgatgtttcctttcctttctcaatagccttttcagctgaacacacaatttatagtatttcagtatcataacttataataaatctaataaataaattcatgtctactaaattctagccctaatatgcttaaattaatgttctttgaaatttgcattttggggttattattcatggcactattcaagtcaaaatattgactttctcatgcttaataggtatgtgaattccaattacacccacataccacattttgagtgtcaaatttttTGGTCTTAGTTGCCATTTCAACTTCTaactctcctaagagaaattgctatttttcagttttggtcctctattttacactgttccattggtctagttactgtagaaatttggctaagtattcttcatcaaagttgtttcttattgttttatctttaattccctttttgaatcactccatttagagttttgtagcctaagttatagtcatttttctaaggctggccagattggtttttaacccagaattctgggtaacttttaggtctggcagttttaagataccaattttggttggcaatttcacttggttatgggcagaatttgggctatttttcttcatgaaagttgtagtgctatgtcatagcttttcaatgccacaaaaatcagatcatttggacctacctagactaagttatgaccaattgaacaaacactattcatttagttatttctgtacagtggcagtgcacattacccaGATTTGACTTAATTGTTCACtaccttaattttattttctgggcatggtttctaaataaaaattgtgtctttatgtgtctaatttcattcctaattggcctcacaccaattgggttatcaaaatttcagttttggtccctgaaagagacctaagtcaaactgccagattgggacccctaaccaatccgaattgcatttcAATTCTACAAATTCTAAcatatctcaattggtcacaattgaccatttctaacctcaattaaggtcatttgcattaattgaccattttctacaatttttatcccaatttcaagaattcaagaaccctaatttacacaattcattcaattaatgaaattaaagtacataatcaacatatatacacttaattcaacttctctaactctttaattccatcaaattcaaGCAATTTCTATTCCCCTTAAGGCTGGTTGAAAATCCCACTTATTCCTCCCATGATGGTTTTGTTTGCATTTCCACTTTAATTCTAAGTGTATGCAACCCTAAACATATAGATTTAACTAGAATTTGTAAGTTTAAGGTACTAACCTTTCTCTtgaaattcaatcaccaatttctTCACTCTTCCCCTTTGCTTTTCTTCCTCAATCTCTTTCTCAAGTTAAGATAGCAAGGTTTTACAGAGAATTTTGGGATAAATTAGGGTTAATTGagtggaaatcaagcttgaatcaagctttaatggtgaatgAAAATGGAGGTGAGAGGGGAGAGAATTTCGACCGGCTGGTTTGGGAGAGAAGATGAGTGAAAtttcttctaattttttttttgtatttttatgtctaaataagttaaaattgacttggtaaaaattaggttaattaaatttaattttgatatcaTATGTGATGTCATTCAAGTGATGTCATAAAAGCCAatttttcattctttttctttttcctttatttccctTGTTTCTTTaagttaattctatatttcaaaattttcatttctccaattttattggatagttaggtcaggagtcacctttaagggtgaattgaccaatttgcccctcgccggtctggtccggtttgtaaataatttgatatttcttccggatccctgacctaaatatttgacctacttattagCTCTTTTCTATgagtttctcttttccactaggttcgcaatagtcgttaggaccacagcgtcacatttttcagttcaaaagtagggttaggactgacctcgcagtcacttcccagtaaggccacccatcgttgtgacccttggcttatttaactttttatgctttgtttttcttgtttatacttaactatctggtaatcattatttattttcattcagagcttttctaggtgtcttaaatatgattctaatccccttaattatccagatcgacactggtcattggaatagtaaaatataccaggctatgcatataaggGTGTTACAGAGGAGATGAGTCAAAGTTTGTATCTCCTCCTTAGCCAGGACTAAAGTATGGGCTTGGGTATTAATATTCTCAATAGGGAAGTTTTGGAAACCTTGGGTTTACAAGCTATCCCCAATATTCTCCTTTCATGCCCTACCCACTTTACTTCCTACCATTCAACCTATATCCCACATACCCTCCACAACAGCACCCTCAAAGGTCTTCAACCACTATGGGAACTTAAAATCTCATAGAGGGAGTTACAAGAGTGTAAGTACCACCATCACCAATTGTCCCCTATAGTTCCTCCATAAGAGACTAGGATAAGTACTAGAGGTAGAGCAAGAATGATAATGTACTTAAAGCTAGATGCACCCAAGTACAAGGAAGGAGATGATCCTTTCGAGTACGTTAAGGTGGTCAAAATGATAGCCGATGAATTGGACAACAGTGATAGTAGGGCCATTTAGATGGCCAGCTTTATCTTGAAATATAAAAAGGCGAAGGAATGGTACAACTCCTATGTTGTTGATAGGGTCACTCGTATGACCTAGTCTCAGTTTGTGGTAGAGTTTTCTAATTGGCCTTTCTCAAAAAGCTCTAAGGAACTAAAAGTAGTAGAGTTTGAGCAGTTGAGATAGACTACTGATATGAGTGTCGACGAGTATACAGATAAATTTCTTGATCTTTTATAGTATGTGAGGTAGGAGTATGATTTTGATAACAAGAAAGTGAAGAGGTACACTCAAAAGCTTCACTCTAGATACTCCTCATTAATTTTGGTTGCAAAAACCCATAATTTCCATTTAATAGTAGATGCTAAAAGAAAGATGAAAGTTGGGGCTATCATTAAAGAGAGTCTGAAGCTAAAAAGTATAAAAGCTAAATAGTCTATGATTCCTAAGGCTATAAATGTAGGGAGTTTTAGTCATTTGAGCAAGACTATCTCTTCATTTGGAACTAAGAAGGATAAAGGAGGGAAGTTTGGAAAGAAGCAAAATAAGAATAAGTTCTGGAGCAGAATTAAGTCATGCCTTAGGATAGGAAGTGGATCTAGTTCGGGATTGAATACCTCTGGTTATATCAGATAAGGAAAGCCTTATCGAGGACCTTGTAAGTTTAGAACCTCCCAGTGCTATAGAT
The sequence above is a segment of the Hevea brasiliensis isolate MT/VB/25A 57/8 chromosome 11, ASM3005281v1, whole genome shotgun sequence genome. Coding sequences within it:
- the LOC110661563 gene encoding protein PGR, giving the protein MDKFLIQLPIAVLISSLIAIRAYRRKSLDFSGAISGFLVLTIHFAINYRFGAILVAFFLSSSKLTKVGEEKKRRIDADFKEGGQRNWIQVLFNSGISTVLAVVFWKLSGWQDKCLDTKESTVITSLIGGIIGHYSCSNGDTWSSELGVLSDAQPRLITTFKPVRKGTNGGVTMVGLVAAAAAGSVIGLTFVLFGFFTTSCEYDVALKQILVIPLAAMAGLCGSLIDSLLGATLQFSGFCTVRNKVVGKPGPTVKKISGLNFLDNNAVNLVSILLTSLLTSIACVYIF